The sequence TGTTGACCGCGCTGGAGAGGATCACCGAGATAATCGGATCACCTGACAGCAATGCGTCTCTCAGACGACGCAGAACCACGCAGCCCAGGCCGTTACCGGCCCAGGTCCCCTCGGCTGAGGCGTCAAAAGGACGGCAACGGCCATCGGGAGAAAAAATCATCCCAGGCTGGTAGCGATAGCCCGCCTGCTGAGGGAAAGAGAGCGCCACACCGCCGGCAACCGCCATATCTGATTCGCCGGCGCGCAGACTTTCGCAGGCCAAATGCACGGCAACCAGCGAGCTGGAACAGGCGGTCTGCACGGATAACGCCGGGCCGTGCAGATTGAGTTTGTACGCGGCGCGGGTGGCGATATAGTCCTTATCATTGCCCATAAGGGATTGCAGCCCCTTTACCTGTGCGACTTCCGTGACATTCAATGCTTCGCGACCGGGGTAGGTGCTCATCCGGGAAGAGGCAAAAACGCCGGTCTTATGCGGTACGGTGCCGGGGGCATAGCCGGCATGCTCCAGCGCCTGCCAGACCGCCTGCAAAAACAGGCGCTGCTGCGGGTCTATCGATTCCGCTTCCTGTCGCGAATAGCCAAACAGAGCGGCGTCGAAGCACTCGGCGTTTTCTAAAACCGTTCCGATGTTCACGTAATGAGGATCGTCAATGATGGCGGCATCCAGGCCGGCGACCAGAAGCGCTTCGCGCGTAAAGCGTCTGCTGCATTCACGTCCCGCCAGCAGATTTTGCCAGAACGTTTCGCCATCCGGCGATTCAGGAAAATGGCAGGCATAGCCGATAACCGCGACAGGTTCGCAGTCCGGATAGTGTTGAGCGATCGATGCATCAATGGCATCTGCTGTCGGCGCAGAAGAGAAGCGCAAGTTATCCATAATCGGTCCCGTTTCCTAAGATTCACAAAGTCAATGGAACGCCATGTACCAGCTATCGCGTTCCGGTTTTGTTCGCGCTATATCCGCCTCTGGCGGCGGCGAGCAGGGCGAGAGCGTTTTGTTTTCTCCACCGTGGCGGCGCCAGCCAGATAATCGGCCAGGGCGGCAGGAGAAGGGTGGGTGAAGAGATCAAGCAACGTCAGTGCAGGGTATTTGTGACGTTGTAACAAAATATGTAATTGAACCAGGTTTAGCGATGTTGCGCCCGCTTCAAAAAAGTTTTCTTCTGGCGTAATAGACCCGCCTGCCACGTCGTGGAAGGCGGCGCAAATCAGGCTGACAGCGTGCTCGTCCGCCGCAATTTGCGGATGAGCGTGCTCAGGGCGCACCCGCTGCGAGCGCTCTGAGCGTTGCCCCGCTAGCTTAACGGGCGGAACCAGCGCGGCGAGCGGGAGTCGCCAACAGGTTTCATCCTCGCTAAGTCGGTTTAGCAATGCGCAATACTGTTCAAATTGACGCTCCGCCTGCCCGGCGGGAAACAGCGCGGCGACAAAATCCCAGTTAAAGCGCAGTTCACCTTCGGATTCATAAACCTGGTGATCGAGCCAAACCTGGGGCGTCTGGGAGATGCCCCAGACCGGTTTGAGCAGATTGCGCTGGGCGAGGAAGTTATCCTGCTCAAAGCCCAGCGCGCTGGTAAAGACGACGGGCATCGGAACGGCGGGCACGTTTTGCCGTTGCGCCAGTTGACGCATGACGCGGATCGCCGACACATCGCGGTGGTTGAGGTTTTGGCTCAGTCGCTGCTGTAGTAACTGCGCGCTGTGCAGCCAGCTCTCGCCGGGACGCCAGCTCAGTAGCATCAGCGAGGTGAAATCGCCCAGGATTTGGTTGATTTGCGGGTGCAATGGCCGGCGATCAAAAAGCGTAAGGTGAAGCGTGAAGTCAGGCTGTATGCTCCACGCCGAGAGTACGCTTGCCCACGCGGACAACAAGACTGCCGAAGGGGTGAGATGCGCGTCAGCCGCCAGTTTTTTCAGACGACGCCAGCGCGTTTTATCCATTGCGCCGTTCAGGCGAGCGAAGCGCGGCGCCTTAATATCCTGTGGTAAGCAGCGCAACGGCAAAGCGGGAGCCGGAGGAATATCATCAAGCTGCGCCTGCCACCAGGTCAGAGAGTCCTGATTGGGTACCTGCAGCGAGGGATGCTGCAGATAGTCCCTGAAGGTGACGGGGAGCGGCGGAGGCAGTCGTTGCGGATAGCGATAGCCGTGTTCCAGCTCCGCCAACAGGATCTGCATGCTGAGTCCGTCAAGCAACAGGTTATCCAGACACAGCCACAGGCGGGCGGGCATGCCGTCCAGGTATCCTGCCTGCAGATCGAATACCGGCCAGACTTCGGGGTCGAGCACCTGGTGCGCCAGCTTTTCGCGCACCAGCAATGCCTCTTCAGGCGTATCGAGGGCGTGTATCGGTATCACATAGGCGGGAATCTGTTCGAGTACCTGTTGCCGTCCATCACGAACTACCGCCCGCAACATGTCGTGTCGGGCGATTAATCGGTTCCAAACCCTCTCCAGCCGCGCGATGTCCAGATCGACGATTTCAAATTCAACAAAAAAGTGTGAACCTACGCCGCCCAGGGCAAAGCCCGGCTGGCGCCCCACCAGATAGGCCTGTTGAACGTCGGTAAGCGCGAAAGGCTGGTAGCGTTCTTCAGGGTAATGAACGAATTGTTCTTCAACCGGGACGTCGGTTTTACGCAGCGTGGCGGCAAAATCCGCCAGTCGGGGATGGTTGAACAGGTCGCTTAATTGCGTTTCATAACCTGCCTGGTGGAGTTGCCCGGTCACACGGGTTGCCAGCAGGCTGTCGCCGCCTTGCCGGAAGAAGTCTGTCTCCCTGGTGACGTCGCCAATAGATAAGAGTTGCTGCCAAATGACGGCAACCTGTTTTTCAGTGTCGCCCTGGGGTAAATCCGCCTCGGCCCGGTTTTCAGCTTCAGGAGCGTGGCGACGCTTCAGCGCCTGATAGTCAATTTTCCCGTTAGCCGTCAGCGGTAAGGCGTCGACGAAGAAGAGTCGGTGCGGCACCATCCACCCCGGCAGGCGTTCGGCGAGGGCGGCCTGAAGTTTACGGGGCTCACGACGTAGTTGAATATCAGGAACCTGCAGAAGGAAACGCTGTAATCCCGCCACCTCATCGCCGTGCTGGCAATTCAGGGAGGCGTCGGAGAATAATGCTATCCAGTCAGCGCTATCCTGTAGCAATGCCTCCGGCTGCCCATGGGTCAATAACAGCGTGCTGAGCAAGGCGGATGGCGTTAACCGGCTGAATTCCATGACGTACATCAGCGCGCCGGGTACGGCAAGCTGCTGTAATGACGTTAGCATTTCTGCATTATCGGGCAGCAGACGATGCAGGGCGTTATTAACCCAAATAACGTCAGCAGAGTGAGACAGCGCCGCCAGCGTATCTGCGTTCCAGGGTAACAGGCGGGCGCCGGGCCAGGGGGCAAGCCTCTGCCGGGCGCTTAGTATCATCTCTTGGGCATGCTCAAGCCCGACATACTCAATCTGTTCGGCGTTGAGCAGTGTCAACAGGTACTCTGCGGCGCACCCCGTGCGGGCGCTTACCTCAAGCAGACGTACCGGGCGCCGTAAGCGCAGTGAAAGCCGTTGGCAAATTCTCGCCAGCTCCTCGATAAACAACGTGCTGGCTGGATGATTGAACGCCAGATTTTCCGGCGACCACTGCGCATCCCTCAGTAACGACAGCTCGTCGCGTGTGCCGTTAAGAATTTGCGATAAGGTTAATTCATGCCCTACTAAACGTGGGTTTTCACCACCGCATACTTCGCGGTCACAGACCAGATAACCTGATGCCGTAGGGGTCAGTCGTTGCTGCGCAACGAGAAATGCCAACCAGCGCTCCACCACGGCCTGCCAGCGCGGCTGGATAGCGAGTGAGTTCATCAGGGGAAGCGGATCGGCATAAAGGGATTGATTAGCCGCCAGTTTCAACAGGCGATGCTGAAGGAAATCGGCTATCTGCTCTGCGGATATCTCCGGTGAGATGACACGGCAGGGCAACGTTCCTGCAAGAGCGCTCCACTCCTCCGGTAGGGTCGGATCCCGGTGATGGGTAACGCAAAAAGCGTCGCCCTGAGGAACAACGTATGCCGCCAGCGTCTTTTCCTTTTCGCCGATCGTCAAAACGGTTGACTGCTTCACCCCGGCAAGCTGACTGAGCGCGTTTTCGATTTCGCCCAGTTCAATTCGATATCCTCCGACCTTGACCTGCTTATCGCGACGGCCCAGGAACTCTAATGTGCCGTCTGGCCAGTAGCATCCGAGATCTCCGGTGCGGTACCAGCACTCGTCCGACTGCGTCAAAAATTGCTGCTCGCTGCGTAGCGGATCGTTGAAATAGCCTTTCGCGACCCCGGAGCCGCCGATCCATAATTCACCCGGCACCCAGTCAGGGCAGTCCCGGCCCAGTTCATCCACCACCCGGTAACGTTGGTTGGTCAGCGGAAAACCGTAAGGGATGGAGCGCCAGTGGCCAGGTACATCTTTAATCTCGCAGGCGTTAGACCAGATAGAAGCCTCGGTGGCGCCGCCCATGGCGATAAATTGCCCTTGCGGCCGGAAGGCCCGATAGCGGATGGGGAGATCAAGACCTATCCAGTCGCCGGAAAGCATGACCGCTCGCAGGTTTTCCGGCGCGGAGTTGGCGAATCCTTCACACCAGGTCAGCAGCATATCGAACAGTGCCGGGACGCTGTTCCAGAGGGTGACCTGGTGGCGTTGGATCAATTCACACCATGCGTGAGGATCGCGCCGTTGATTTTCCATGACGATAACCAGCGCGCCGCCGGCGCTCAGTACGCCAAAAATATCATAGACCGATAAATCAAAATGCAGGGCGGAGAGGGCCAGTACCCTGTCATGCGGGCCAACCTGATAGCGCGTATTGATATCGCAGCAGGTGTTCAGCGCTCCCCGGTGAGAAATGACCACCCCTTTCGGCGTGCCGGTAGAACCGGAGGTGTAGATAATATAGGCCGGTTGCGCGGGGGAGCGTAAAACCGGATTGGCGATCGGTTCCGCCTCAATGGCCTGCTGCCAGATAAGGACGGGGACATCGTCTGACCAGACGTTGGCGTCGTGCTGGCAAATGAGCACCAGCCGGACGCTGGCGTCAGCGTAGATTTTCTCACGCCGCGCGGCGGGCTGGTCCAGCGAAACCGGAACGTAAACCGCGCCGGCCAGCAGGACGGCCAGAACGGCAACGATTTGCCCCGCGCCTTTCGACATCGTGATAACCACATTGTCGCCCGGACGGACCCCGCGTTCGATAAGCCTGCCCGCGCAACGGCGGGCATATTCGGTCAGCTCGCGATAATTCCACTGATAATGAGGGTCCGTCACCGCCAGCGCTTGCGGTTGCTGGAGGGCGATGCGGAAAATGCCTTCATGTAGCAGGCCTTCGGGAATGGGGGCGTCGGTGGCGTTGACCCGTTTGCGTATGGCCCGCTGGCTGGCGGGCATCATATCTGCGAAAGGTTTTCGCCAGACGGTTTCGTCATCACAGAGTTGGTTAATCAACTGGCAGTATGCGCCAAACAACGTCTCGACTAAGGCCGGAGGGAACAACGCGTCGTTGCTGTCCCATTGCAGGTAGACCTCGCCTTGATGCTCGAATGCCAGATGATCTATCCAGACCTGCGGGGTTTGCGAGATACCCCATTCCGGCTCGCCCAACGGTGAGTCTGCGCGGCTGCTGTAGAGAGAACGGCCTAAATTGCTGGTAAACACCACCGGGGCGCCATGGGGGTAACGCTGCTGGCGTTTGAGTTCACGGAGTAACTCGACGCCGGACCAATGGCGATGCTCCCAATCCTCGGTAAATGTTAGCTGGTTTTTGCGCGCCAGGTTGCCGACGGTATCGCCGTCGCAGGCGGTATCCAGCAGAAGAATATTGGTGAAATCGGCAAGCATCGCGCCGACGGCAGGGTGCAGCGGCTGGCGGTCGAATAACGTGACGTTAAGCAGCAACCGCGCCAGGCCGCCCCAGCGAGCCAGAACGGCAGAAAAACAGGTGCCCAGCGCCATTGTCGGCGTTACGCCATACTCACCGGCCAGTTTGCTAAAGGACATCCAACGTTTCGCCGGGACAATCATACGGCGCCGGGTATTACGGACTTCACGCAGCGTGGCTGGCTCACAGACCAGGGGCAAGACTGGCGCTGGCGGCAGCGCATCCGCTTTCGCCAGCCAGTAAGAGCGCGCTTCGTCTCTCAGTGGTTGATTGATGTTTTGCCTGTGCAGCAAATAGGAGCGGAAATCATAACCGGTATCGATAGCCGCCAGCGATTCTCCAGCCAGCAGCGCGTTAAGTTCATCGAAGAAGAGTGTAAAACTCGAGGCATCCATGATCAGCAGGTCAATGTTGACATGGAGGCAATGGCGATTGCCCGGCAAGAGCGTCAACTGAAAATCAAACGTTTCGCCAGCCTCCACACGTAAAAGACGGTGGCTCAGGCGCTGGCGCAGTGCCTGCAGGTAGGCCTGGCCTCTCTCTGCATCGTTCTGGCGCAAATCATGAACGGTGACGCCATTCCAGTAAGGTTGTTGCAGATAGATTTGCTGGCCGTCGGTGCGAAAGGCGATATGCAACATCGGGTGACGTTGCAGCAATATATTGATGGCCTGCTCCAATCGCGGCGCCGTCAGGCCGCTGCCTTCGAACTCTTGATACAGGTGGCAACCCACACCGCCAAGCACCTGTCCCGGTATACGGCCTGTCAGATAGGAGTGTTGCACCGGAGTCAGGGGGAAAGGGACGCTATCGGTCATGTTCGGCCAGGCCGATTCGTCCGGCGGCGTTTCGTCATCCGGTTTTCCGGCTGAACGGCTGAGCATTAATTGGCGCCATTCTGCCAGAGTGGGGGCGGCATACAGTTCGCGAAGGGAAAGGCGATATCCATTCTTACGAAACCAGTGCAACCATCTCATTAATCTTATTGAATCCAGTCCTAACTGGATCAGATTGCTCTCTTCATGTAACTGTTTCGGCGTTAAATTCAGTTCCTGCGTTAGCCGCTGGCGTAATTGTTGATAATCAACTGCGTGTCGGTTGTCCGGTAACAGCGAATCCTGAGATGGGGCGCCAGAAATCATTCTCCCTCCTGATGGCACGTCTTACAGAAAAGCATTTCTCATATGAGAATAATTATTATTAACAATTGAATGCTACCCGAAACGGATTTATTTATGCCCGTTTCGGGTTAGTGAAAGTCGGAAAGAACAGAGGCCCGGATGACGGTATCCAGGCCTCTGTAAGGGAAGGTTTTACGGGGAGCGGAACTCAGGGTTACATCACGCGCTTAAAGGTAGAAGGGGTTACGCCAAACTGTTTCTGGAACGCGACGGAGAAATGGCTGGCGTTGGTATAGCCCAGATCGGCCGCCACCGTCATTACCGATGTATTACCGTTGGCCAGTCGTTTTCTTGCTTCCTGCATTCGCTCCGCCTGGAACAGACCATAGACGCTGTTGTTGAACATAACGCGGAACCCCCGCTTAATTTTGAGTACGCTCAGACCTGCCTCCCTGGCCAGATCGGCAACGCCCGGCGCTTGCGTCAGGTCAGCCAGCAGCAGATCCTTCGCCCGCAGCAGTTTTTGCCGTTCCACCGGGTTGAAGTGACAGGAGAGACAGTTAGCGTCTTCGCGGTGTTCATCCAGCACCAGGCTGAGCATGACCAGACTTTGTCCCTGCAACCATAGCGTTGACGGCTTTTGTTCATGGCTGAAGCCGCTGTGCATCCGCATCAGCGCGTGGCGCAAGGCCTGAGCCGTTAAGTGGGTTTCGGCATTACAATGCTGCTGCTGGCAACAGCAGTGGGAGTCGATCTTATTCTTGATGACCGCGCTAATATCCGGCACCCACTGCGCAAGGATTTCAGGGCTGAATGAGAGGGTAATGCTCTCGAATCGGCCACAATAGGAGGCGCTGCCGCGGCAGTCTGGCGTATGGGTAATGTAATGGCGATTGCGCGCGAGCTCCCAATCGATATGGCGCCTGATGCCCTGGATCGCAAAGCGCGATGTGCCTTCCAGGATGCACGAGAAGTTAATCCTGCCCAGATCGTCGTGCAACTGCAGCGTCTCAGGCTGCGCAAAATGGCCCCTCCAGAGCAAAATATCCATGCCTTCCTGCAACGAATAGCGCAGCAGTTCACACTGGGCAGGCATATTTCCATCGTTTGCGGGTTCCCCGACCACCAACTGGTGAATAGAGATTTCAGATTGCGTTTGTGATGACTCTGTCATGGCCTGGTTATCTCCCTGTGGCTTGGACCAATGCGGGTATAAATAGAACCGAATGGGGTAGATGGATTATTGATAATGGTTATTATTCACATTAATTCTCAGAACGCCACCCTGAATTGTCGTTTTTGGCGTCTGTACAAATTCATCAGGAAATTCAGTCAATCCCATGTCATCTCAATCATCCAATACTGAACCGTTGTCCCGATTTCCTCTTTGGCAGGTGATTACACCGGTTCGCCGGAAGGTTATTTTTGCCATGGCGCTGGCGGGCCTGGCGGCATTGACCAGCCTGGGGGCGCTCCTTTTTCTGGCATGGAGCCTGCGCGACATTCGCGCTATGCCTACCGTTATTCCAGTCTATCCGCTGAGCGGCGTGATTAGCTGCGTTGTGTTGACCTTTGTTCTGCGCCTGCAGGCATTTAATACCTCTCATTATGCGGCTTTTCATCTGGAGAACATTCTGCGCGGCAGGTTAGCCCATAAGGCATTGCAGCTTCCGCTTGGCGTGTTACAGCAAATGGGCAGCGGGTCAGTGGCGAAGGTGATGCTGGACGATGTTAAGTCGCTACATATTTTTGTGGCTGACAGCTCGCCGCTCTATGCCCGCGCGATAATCATGCCGCTGGCGACAATCATTATTTTATTCTGGCTGGACTGGCGGCTGGCAATTGCGACGCTGGGGGTACTGGCCTTTGGCTTGATTGTACTCATGCTGGCCCGCCAGCGCTCGGAAGACATGGTCCAGCGCTATCATAAGACCCGCGAGCAAGTCAGCGCGGCTGTTATTGAGTTCGTGCAGGCCATGCCCGTGGTGAGAACGTTTGATAGCGGCAGCACCAGCTTTTTGCGCTATCAACGCGCCCTTGAGGAGTGGGTTGATGTGCTCAAAACCTGGTATCGTAAAGCCGGTTTTTCGGCGCGTTTTTCCTTCTCGATTCTGAATCCTCTTCCGACCTTATTTGTCCTGATCTGGTCGGGATACGGCCTGCTGCACTATGGCAGCTTTGATTTTATCGCCTGGGTGGCTGTTTTACTGCTGGGCAGCGGAATGGCCGAAGCCGTGATGCCGATGATGATGCTCAATAATCTGGTCGCGCAAACGCGCTTAAGCGTTCAGCGCATTTATCAGGTTCTGGCGATGCCGGAGTTATCGCTGCCGCGATCCGACCAGCAGCCGAAAGATGCGAGCATTACCTTTGAGCAGGTGAGTTTTCATTATCCGCAGGCGCGCGCCGACGCCGCGTTGCAGGAGGTGAGCTTTCATGTGCCTGCCGGGCAAATTGTGGCGCTGGTCGGGCCAAGCGGCGCCGGGAAAAGCACCGTGGCGCGCTTGCTGCTGCGTTATGCCGATCCAGACAAAGGCCATATTCGCATTGGCGGCGTGGATCTTCGCGATATGCAGACTGACACCCTGATGCGGCAACTCTCGTTCGTGTTTCAGGACAACTTCCTTTTTGCCGACACCATCGCCAATAACATTCGTCTGGGCGCGCCGGATACGCCGCTGGAGGCGGTGATTTCGGCGGCCAGGGTGGCGCAGGCCCATGAATTCATTAGCACGCTGCCAGAGGGCTACAACACGCGGGTAGGGGAACGCGGGGTATTTCTCTCCGGCGGCCAGCGGCAACGCATCACCATCGCGCGAGCGCTTTTGCAAGACCGTCCCATCCTGGTGCTGGATGAGGCGACGGCGTTCGCCGATCCGGAAAACGAAGCCGCGCTTATCAAGGCGCTTGCGGCGGCAATGCGCGGCCGGACGGTCATTATGATCGCGCATCGTCTATCAATGGTGACTCAGTCCGATGTGATATTGCTGTTTTCCGAAGGGCAGCTAAGGGAGTCGGGTAGCCATGCGCAGCTGTTGGATCAAGGCGGCATGTATCAACGGCTTTGGCAACAATATCAGCAGGCGCTGCATTGGGTGCCGGGTGGAACAAGGGAAGAGGTGGTGGAAAATGAAGGTAAGTAATCCTGCGGATAACCTGGCCTGGCGCGTGATTTGGCGCCAACTCATCTCCAGCGTTGGCACTCAGGCAAGCATACTGCGCCGCAGTATGCTTGCCTTGCTGCTGGCTGCAATCATGCAGGGGATCGCCTTTGCCTGTCTCTATCCGATCATTGATGCGCTGTTACGGGGCGAAGCGCCGCAACTTCTCAACTGGGCAGTGGCTTTCAGCATCGTAATGATCGTGACGCTGGCGCTACGGTGGTATGGCCTGGGCTTTGAATACCGTGGACATCTGGCGCAGGCCACCCATGAGTTACGGCTCCGCCTTGGCGAGCAATTACGCCGGATGCCGCTGGAGAGACTCCAGCGCGGCCGGGCGGGCGAAATGAACGCCTTGCTGCTGGGCAGCGTGGATGAAAACCTCAATTATGTAATTGCGATAGCCAATATATTGCTGCTCACCATTGTCACGCCGCTGACCGCGTCAGTGGCGACATTGTGGATAGACTGGCGGCTGGGGCTGATTATGTTGCTGATCTTCCCCTTGCTGGTGCCGTTTTATTACTGGCGACGCCCGGCAATGCGGCGACAAATGCAAACCCAGGGTGAGGCGCACCAGCGGCTGAGCGGCGATATCGTTGAGTTTGCCCAGGGGATGATGGTGTTGCGCACCTGCGGCAACGATGCCGATAAAAGCCGGGCGTTGCTGGAGCATTTCAATGCGTTGGAAGCCTTACAGACCCGCACTCACCGTCAGGGCGCCAGCGCGACGATGTTGATCGCCAGCGTCGTGGAGTTGGGCCTGCAAGTGGTGGTGTTATCCGGGATCGTATGGGTGGTCACGGGCACATTGAACCTCGCCTTTCTGATTGCGGCCGTCGCGATGATTATGCGCTTCGCAGAACCGATGGCGATGTTTATCAGCTACACCTCGGTTGTGGAACTGATAGCCAGCGCCCTGCAGCGTATTGAACAGTTTATGGCGATAGCGCCGCTTCCCGTCTCAGAACAAAGCGAGGTGCCGCAGCGCTACGATATCAGCTTCGAAAACGTTAGCTATCGCTACGATGACGGCGAAGGTCACGCGCTCAATAACGTTTCTTTGACATTCCCGGCCGCCGGTATGAGCGCGCTGGTGGGCGCCTCCGGCGCAGGCAAAACTACGGTCACCAAACTATTAATGCGCTATGCCGATCCGCAACAAGGGCAAATTTCTATTGGCGGCGTCGATATTCGTCATCTGACGCCGAAACAGCTCAATAGCTTGATTTCTGTCGTTTTCCAGGATGTCTGGCTGTTTGATGACACGCTGCTGGCGAATATCCGCATTGCGCGCCCACAAGCGACGCAACAGGAGGTTGAAGAGGCTGCCCGCGCGGCTCAGTGCCTTGAGTTTATTTCCCGTCTTCCGCAAGGCTGGCTGACGCCAATGGGGGAGATGGGCGGACAGCTATCGGGCGGCGAGCGCCAGCGGATTTCTATCGCCAGAGCATTATTGAAAAATGCGCCGGTCGTCATTCTGGATGAACCGACCGCAGCGTTGGATATTGAAAGCGAACTGGCGGTACAGAAAGCTATCGATAACCTGGTCCACAACCGGACGGTGATTATCATCGCCCACCGCTTATCAACCATCGCCGGGGCCGGAAACATCCTGGTGATGGAAGAGGGGCAAGTGGTTGAGCAGGGCGCGCATGCGCAATTGCTCTCCCGCAATGGACGTTATCAGGCGCTGTGGCAGGCGCAAATGGCCGCTCGCGTGTGGCGCGACGAAGGGGTTTCCACGCCTGGAGAATGGATCAATGAGTGAAGTTCAGTCGAATGTGAAACCGCTGACGTTGACGACCGGGCGGGTAATTTTTGCTATTGCAGGCGTCTATGTGACGCAGAGTCTGGTATCGGCATTGTCTATGCAGTCCTTGCCCGCGCTGGTGCGCGCCGCCGGCGGATCGCTGACGCTCGCCGGCGCGACAACCCTGTTCATGCTGCCCTGGGCGCTGAAGTTTATTTGGGCGCCATGGATCGAACGCTGGCGGCTTCCGCCCGATAGCCAGGAGCGCCGTTCTCGAATGTTGATCCTGCGCGGTCAGGTCGCGTTAGCGGCGATCTTGACGATCGCCGCGGCGATTGGCTGGTTCGGGCAAGAGGGGGGATTTCCCGATATGCAAATAGTCGCCTTATTTGTTCTGTTCATGGTGGCGGGCACGGTTGCCTCCACTATTGATATCGCCAGCGACGGCTTTTGCGTCGATCAGTTGACCCATGCCGGCTATGGCTGGGGAAACAGCGTGCAGGTCGGCGGCAGCTATCTGGGAATGATGTGCGGCGGCGGGGTGTTCCTGATGCTGGCGGCAGCGTCTGGCTGGCCTGCCGCAATGCTGATGATGGCGCTGTTGATTATAGTGTTGTCATTCCCGCTGTGGCGCGTTACTGAGCCGACGCGAACGATGAGTATCCCGCATGTTCCGGCGTTAGGTTACGCGTTAAAGAGGAGACAAACGCGCCTGGGATTGCTGCTGGTATTGATTCTGAATTCAGGGATGCGTTTCGTGCTGCCTCTTCCGGCTCCGCTGCTGCTGGATCACGGTTTGAGCATGTCAGCGCTGGGCGCGCTGTTTAGCGGCGGCAATATTGCGGCTGGCGTAATAGGGACGCTGGCAGGCGGGCTACTCATGAAATACAACCCGCCCGGCAGAGCGCTGTTGGTAGCCTATGGCGTCCAGGGGATAGCGCTGCTGGCGGTGGTTATGACGCTCTGGATGGCGCCGAATCATCTGCTGTTGCCGGTACTCAGGTGGGTGGTCATTGTCCAATCCATTACGCTGGCCTGCGCGTTGGTCTGCCTTTACGCCACGCTGATGTCGCTTTCATCGCCTTTGCAGGCCGGCGTCGATTTCACGCTTTTTCAATGTACTGACGCGGCAATTGCCATTTTGGCAGGCATTGCCGGCGGCATTGTTGCTCAACATTTTGGCTATGCAGCCTGCTTCCTGTTTGCCGGGGCATTCACTTTGCTGGCGGCATGGGTTGCTTATATCCGGCTGCATTCGGCAAGAGAACTGATGATTGACTCGGGAGAATAACGATTACACGTTAAACAAAAAGTTCATCACGTCGCCGTCTTTCACTATGTACTCTTTACCTTCCGAGCGCATTTTTCCCGCTTCTTTAGCGCCTTGCTCGCCTTTATAGGTAATGAAGTCTTCATAGGAGATGGTCTGGGCGCGAATAAAGCCTTTTTCAAAGTCGGTGTGAATTTTACCCGCCGCCTGCGGGGCGGTGGCGCCGACGGGAATGGTCCAGG comes from Brenneria nigrifluens DSM 30175 = ATCC 13028 and encodes:
- a CDS encoding non-ribosomal peptide synthetase, coding for MISGAPSQDSLLPDNRHAVDYQQLRQRLTQELNLTPKQLHEESNLIQLGLDSIRLMRWLHWFRKNGYRLSLRELYAAPTLAEWRQLMLSRSAGKPDDETPPDESAWPNMTDSVPFPLTPVQHSYLTGRIPGQVLGGVGCHLYQEFEGSGLTAPRLEQAINILLQRHPMLHIAFRTDGQQIYLQQPYWNGVTVHDLRQNDAERGQAYLQALRQRLSHRLLRVEAGETFDFQLTLLPGNRHCLHVNIDLLIMDASSFTLFFDELNALLAGESLAAIDTGYDFRSYLLHRQNINQPLRDEARSYWLAKADALPPAPVLPLVCEPATLREVRNTRRRMIVPAKRWMSFSKLAGEYGVTPTMALGTCFSAVLARWGGLARLLLNVTLFDRQPLHPAVGAMLADFTNILLLDTACDGDTVGNLARKNQLTFTEDWEHRHWSGVELLRELKRQQRYPHGAPVVFTSNLGRSLYSSRADSPLGEPEWGISQTPQVWIDHLAFEHQGEVYLQWDSNDALFPPALVETLFGAYCQLINQLCDDETVWRKPFADMMPASQRAIRKRVNATDAPIPEGLLHEGIFRIALQQPQALAVTDPHYQWNYRELTEYARRCAGRLIERGVRPGDNVVITMSKGAGQIVAVLAVLLAGAVYVPVSLDQPAARREKIYADASVRLVLICQHDANVWSDDVPVLIWQQAIEAEPIANPVLRSPAQPAYIIYTSGSTGTPKGVVISHRGALNTCCDINTRYQVGPHDRVLALSALHFDLSVYDIFGVLSAGGALVIVMENQRRDPHAWCELIQRHQVTLWNSVPALFDMLLTWCEGFANSAPENLRAVMLSGDWIGLDLPIRYRAFRPQGQFIAMGGATEASIWSNACEIKDVPGHWRSIPYGFPLTNQRYRVVDELGRDCPDWVPGELWIGGSGVAKGYFNDPLRSEQQFLTQSDECWYRTGDLGCYWPDGTLEFLGRRDKQVKVGGYRIELGEIENALSQLAGVKQSTVLTIGEKEKTLAAYVVPQGDAFCVTHHRDPTLPEEWSALAGTLPCRVISPEISAEQIADFLQHRLLKLAANQSLYADPLPLMNSLAIQPRWQAVVERWLAFLVAQQRLTPTASGYLVCDREVCGGENPRLVGHELTLSQILNGTRDELSLLRDAQWSPENLAFNHPASTLFIEELARICQRLSLRLRRPVRLLEVSARTGCAAEYLLTLLNAEQIEYVGLEHAQEMILSARQRLAPWPGARLLPWNADTLAALSHSADVIWVNNALHRLLPDNAEMLTSLQQLAVPGALMYVMEFSRLTPSALLSTLLLTHGQPEALLQDSADWIALFSDASLNCQHGDEVAGLQRFLLQVPDIQLRREPRKLQAALAERLPGWMVPHRLFFVDALPLTANGKIDYQALKRRHAPEAENRAEADLPQGDTEKQVAVIWQQLLSIGDVTRETDFFRQGGDSLLATRVTGQLHQAGYETQLSDLFNHPRLADFAATLRKTDVPVEEQFVHYPEERYQPFALTDVQQAYLVGRQPGFALGGVGSHFFVEFEIVDLDIARLERVWNRLIARHDMLRAVVRDGRQQVLEQIPAYVIPIHALDTPEEALLVREKLAHQVLDPEVWPVFDLQAGYLDGMPARLWLCLDNLLLDGLSMQILLAELEHGYRYPQRLPPPLPVTFRDYLQHPSLQVPNQDSLTWWQAQLDDIPPAPALPLRCLPQDIKAPRFARLNGAMDKTRWRRLKKLAADAHLTPSAVLLSAWASVLSAWSIQPDFTLHLTLFDRRPLHPQINQILGDFTSLMLLSWRPGESWLHSAQLLQQRLSQNLNHRDVSAIRVMRQLAQRQNVPAVPMPVVFTSALGFEQDNFLAQRNLLKPVWGISQTPQVWLDHQVYESEGELRFNWDFVAALFPAGQAERQFEQYCALLNRLSEDETCWRLPLAALVPPVKLAGQRSERSQRVRPEHAHPQIAADEHAVSLICAAFHDVAGGSITPEENFFEAGATSLNLVQLHILLQRHKYPALTLLDLFTHPSPAALADYLAGAATVEKTKRSRPARRRQRRI
- the ybtA gene encoding yersiniabactin transcriptional regulator YbtA, whose translation is MTESSQTQSEISIHQLVVGEPANDGNMPAQCELLRYSLQEGMDILLWRGHFAQPETLQLHDDLGRINFSCILEGTSRFAIQGIRRHIDWELARNRHYITHTPDCRGSASYCGRFESITLSFSPEILAQWVPDISAVIKNKIDSHCCCQQQHCNAETHLTAQALRHALMRMHSGFSHEQKPSTLWLQGQSLVMLSLVLDEHREDANCLSCHFNPVERQKLLRAKDLLLADLTQAPGVADLAREAGLSVLKIKRGFRVMFNNSVYGLFQAERMQEARKRLANGNTSVMTVAADLGYTNASHFSVAFQKQFGVTPSTFKRVM